TGTTAGAAGCTAGCATGAACCGAGAAAACTGCCATGATAAAACCAAGCACCACATCCAGAAATTCAAACTTCACTACCAgaaaatttcagaaaaatatGTCACAGCACCAAATGCATTATCTGAGTGACAAGTGATCTCTGGGAAATGTTCTTTAAATGGCCACTTGCTTCACAGACGTAAACATAATGAAAAGCTAGTTGGACCTACCTTGGTGCTGTCTCGTTTACTGGTTGTGGCTTTGCCCAAGACAGATGGGGGCATGCTGGTAGTGGGCGGGGCTTAGGGTCTCCCAGGTGAGCCTCCAGAACCTTGGAGTAGCGGTATAGATGGTTGCCTGGGGCGAAGGAAGATTAGAAAAGAAGgagtgaaagagggaaaaacaggggaaagaatataaaaacaaacattaaatagTGGAATTATTTACTGGTGGCTGTGTAGCTTTTACTTAAACTGAAGCCATTTAAACTTTTGACTATGTACATGAATAAATACTGTTTGTCCCATTATATCGGTATCTTAAAGATACAGTGATAACTGCACTCATCTGAGAGCAGGGCTTACAAGATGCTATGCAGAAAGACATAATagcaagacagaaaaacagttgaAATAACATTCATGTGTCTATTAATGCATTGTCTTATTTTCCCCCTCACCTTCCAGTCTCTGTGGCAGTGGGCGCTCGGTGCCTGTTGGAGGTGCTACCCTGCTGTGGGAGTGGCTGAGGCTGGGAGGGGTCATACTGTAAGAAGTGTACTGAAGGAGAGCATCTAGCAGCCAGAAACAATCTAAGGAATagacatcaaacacaacaatgttAATCAGTAAACTCAGCTGTACAAGTCGttgtttataaaaacacatcatcacacactAAAGAGAGATTACCTTTCTGTCTGTGGCTGTCGTCAATACAGTTCGAATCTCCATACAGGGCAATACGACCTCCCCCATCAGATGGTGTTTGGTACAGTCCAAGGATGGGAACTCCCTCCACCACCGCTGTCTCCTGCTTTAACACTTCCAAACCTGTGAAATGAATGTGCAcatgcacgcgcgcacacacacacgcgcgcacacacacacacacacacacacacacacacacacacacacacacacacacacatacacacacacacacacacacacagagtgtggTGTTAAATCTGAACTAAAGACCCACAGCTTAAAATGTTCCCTCTCTGCCTGCGTTGGCTGCTGACCAGCACTGACTTACACTAAGCTGAGTTCAATACTTTAAGAGGGGTGATGGTACCTTGGTCCTTTAGGTTCTTGGCAATGACTATTCCATCTTCTGGGAAACGGGCAATGCTGCAGCCTGAGGCGTAGtacactgagagaaaacagagagggagtaCAATACTTATTTTctaaaaaaatgtccaaaaaggAAATTTACCAAAGAAATAATGCTGctaaaaaaatgaagagaatttatgtgtgtgtgtgtcttactaTCATGATCAGCCAGGGTGAAATCTCCCTCATACAGCCCATCACTGAAAGCCATCCCCCACACTGAGATCAGGTCGTTCAGTGCTGGTACGTTTGCGCCCCCTGTGTCTGGCATCCACCACTGCCTGCAggttaaataaagaaaatcatcTCCACAACCATTCATTCAGTCAACAAAAATATCGATCCACACGAATAACAATCAAGATATCATTCACTATTGCCAGAGGCACAAACATTACTAAGTTGTACTTTCAATTTAACATTCACCACAAGTAGAAGATTGATTAAGAAAAATTAATGTGAAGTGAAAGTCACTTTCACTTCAATTAATCAAGATTAGGTCCAACACATTGTGGGTCAAAATAACCCCAGGTTGTCAGCAGCTTTGCTAAGGATAAAAAATggcaacttaaaaaaaaaaaatctatgacaACAATAAGGTAAAGAAACTGTATGAATGTACGACTATTGTGAAATGATAGACTGAGTTCCTAATTCAGTTGTATGTATCTGGATTAATTTATCCAGAAAACACAGTTGTGAATGAACAGCTCTCAAATGAACCATCTCCATTCAATTAACACTGCATAACATTTTGAAGCTGTAAAGACtatatttaactgtatttaagACTTTTAATCCTGTGGATACTGTGCAACAGCTTTACTGGGATATGAATGGAGCCACGAGGAGCGGTGAGTAATTGTTAGCTCTGCATGAAGAGGCCTGAATCTGAAAAATCGTGATATATTACATCTATTACAGCAGCGAGGAGGCATAAATAGAGTCTAACACTGCAGAGAGCGAGTCGGACAGAAACTGATACAGCAGGCTGTTAACTACACAATGCAGTTTATCTTGCTATCATTATAACATGATAAAGCTCCAAGTGAGCACTGTTGAGGCAATGGCTGTTTAATCATTGAACTGTCTCATAATGGAGGAACAAGACACATAGATCATTTTAAAGAAATAGATACAGAGAAACCACAACTGGGGAGAACTTAAAAGCACTGGTGCACTGCAATACCAGTCCAGTTCCCACAGCTCatccaataaaaacacaatcaatcaaagaaaaaaaaagaaaaaaaaacactctgcaTTACTTATTGAATTTGTGTGGAATTGCTGTGGCtgcatttttttcacttcttaAAATGCTCTGCAGTGCAGTGATGTGCAGAATTCCAGTCTACAGATCATAGGAAATGTTTTGAAACCATAAAGCACTGTCATATCATCAGTCAGTGCCAATTTGTGCCATTTATAGTGCATTGAGAaagtatttttcacattttgttatgttgcaaccttgtacttaaataaaaaaaaacgacttttctctctctctcatcaatctacactcaataccccataatgacaaagcaaaaacagaatgtacattttttttgcaaacttattaaaaatgaaaaactgaaatatcacatagACATAagcaatgttccccctaatttttcatgtgtctgagcatacacacaaactccctgagaattccttggaccactgtgagcaacatcagacatgcacactgtcgcacactgtaattttatgtgctacatagttttgctgtgcgtgGTGAAGAGCAGGAGCAGTGCGCCATTGcgcaggcgcgcagcttagagggaacattggaCGTAAGTATTCAGACTCTTTGCTATGACTgatttgagatgtttctacaccttgattggagtccaGCTGCAGGAATCAATTGATaggacatgatttggaaaggcacaATACAAGATCTCACaactgacaatgcatatcaATGGAAAAATCAAGCCAAGCAGGAACtacctgcagagctcagagtcATGACTGTGTCCAGGCACAGATCCAgggaaggctacaaaaaatgttttggtgCACTGAACGTTCCCAAGAGCACTTCCATAAGTCTTAAATGGACAAAATTtggaacaaccaggactcttcctagagctgGCTACCCACCCAACCTGTCCGTGATAACAATGAGCTCCAGAGATCGTGTGGGGAGATGGGAGAAACTTCTGCCTCCCCCACTTTCCAACCAGCTTTAGGAAGAGTTCTGGTTGTTTTAAACTTCCTCcatttaagaattatggaggccactgtgctcttgggaaccttcagtgcagcagatttatttctgtagccttccccagatctgtgctctgacacaatcctgtctctgagctctgcaggcagttatttgacctcatggcttggtttttgctttgatatatactgtaaactgtgagaccttatatagacagcTTTTTAAATCTCATGTCAGTATTAATTACCAAACTTTGTAATTAAAAACTCATTCAGTCTTCTTCATTAGGACTGTGTGGTTGTGGTTTGATTTTGTCAGAGAAATTTGTTTATCTCTCGTAGTTAAGAAGTTTTTATTGCTACTGCGTCCTTAATCAGTGTAGTAGTAAACTGTTGGAAGTTCAGTACCTTGTGTTTTCGTCGTAGAACTTGACCTTCCTCATGACTGAGGTGTTGTACCAGTCACTGAAGATAATAAGTGATAGGCCGTTGTCAATGTCTCTCCTCAGCTTGGTGATCTCTTCAGGGAAATATTCCTCCTCACTGTCCACCATCAACAACGTGCCTGCAGGGACACAAATGCAGGACAGCCCAtgagtttctttctttctgttagTTATAAGCAATTGGCActctgaagagaaaaaacacactgagagaaaaggcTTCATTAACATTAACTGCCTGGAGCTGCGTTAgccattttaaaatggaaatcttcacattctgttgttgttgtttgttaagTCTGTGCATTCTTACCGTACTGGCTGGCATCAAAGCAGGTGATGGGAGCTCCCAGAACCTCAACAAAGTACCCCATACTCCTCAGGTGCTGGTACATGTCCCTGAAGTTAGTGTGGATGTGGTCCCCATTCctggaaacataaaaataatccaaaacatttcactgagaTGACTTAGGACAAAACTTATGAGAGATTACAATTAAACAAATGCTATCAAACAAAGATGGAAGGCAAGACTGGACTAGACTACATCAAGTcaacatctacacacacagacacacacacacaccagtcaaGTGGGTCATTTTTCATGCGGAGGTTGTCTCGAGGAAAGTAGCCGGGTGGGTAGCGCAGGTTGTGGTATTGGTCCCATAGCACCCTCTTACTGCGTGGGGGAGTTGGCACTATCTTCACCTTGATGGGCAGTTTGACTGTAGAGGTCAGCTCTCCACCCACCTCAGACTGGAAGGAATGAAAGATCAGGAAGATGGTTTGGTTAGGGGTACCTGTGATTGGCATGTACTTGTAATAGTTTCCATGCAGCCCCTACATGGAAAGATTGTAGCTAaactaatatttaaaaactgaaattataatTTGACCAGATAATAAACATACAAATTGGTATTGTGCAGATCTTTAGTGCATCTTCACAATAACTAGTATGCTTCTGACTCCAGAGTGCACATCTCCCACCAGCCTGAATCAGTTTTAAATGCACTAAAGCTGCATTTTGTCACAAAGAGTGCATGAAAACTAGTTGACAAGCTAAAAGAGAAGTCAAATTACTTTGCCAATGTAATGGATACATGGGTAAAGCATTAAGTGTAACTTTAAAGTCATTGGATAGGCATGAtaggcaaaaaataaataaaacaaaaacttaagAGCAGCTTAGAAGACAGAACTTAGGTGTTGCTGCAGTGACTCACATCATTTTCTGCAGGTGATGCCACTGTGACCATCACATGACCTTGAGCAATCCCCTCCCATGATGCTGCTTTCTTGGCCACAGAGATGGACACAGCCAAGTAGCCAGCCCATGGCCACAGCACTGGTGAATAGGAGACAGCCACATCAATGTGATCTCCGTTCTGGGGGAGGTAGGGCTGCCAGATGGGCTGAACAGGAGAGAGCAACCTTTAGGAGACTTAGAGGCAAGATGTTTTTCAGCCAATTCAGAGTTTATCATGACACAAAACCAGGTCAGTCAAGGATGAAGCTCGTCTTATCGTCCTCTTTACAGCACTTGAGAAAgtaatattttgtaaataaactttTCTTCAATGAGAACCCTGAAATTCAAGGAAcatgaaacattattttttccTTATTTGTCTTGTGTGCACACCTTGTCGACAATCCTGCCCGTGACACCCATGCCATTAAGAATGGTCACGTTGACAATTGTGGGCATTCCTCCATAGTAGATGGGCTGAGAGCAATAAGGCCACATGTATGGACACTCTGTCAGGTCGATGTAGCTGGGAGAAAGACTGGGAGGAGATAAGAACAGGTTTATTATTCAAGTATCCTTGTGTGAAACCTAGTAACAAGGACAGGTTCAGATCCATTTATAGCAATGGCTTCGCAGCAATGCTTCGCAAATAATTAGTGAAATACTGACATCAATCATGTAAGAACCGTGTAACCAAACTACATCATACTGAGGGAACAGACCAGTTGGAATCAGATTTGACTAAAGATCATGGCAGAAGTACTGTTTGATACAGATTTCATAGGAATACTCAGTCAAAAATTTGTCCATACGGTTTTCTCAAACTACTTCTACAGCACAATCCACTTCTCtactgttgctctgttttttttaactgtgacTGTGGACACTGGAATCCATTGTAACTGCTGTGGTTTACAACTAACTATAGCTCCTGACCTCCATGAAAGAGCAAGCTATAAACTTCTCAGAGCCACATTTCCAGCCTATAGTTGATGAGTATTTCATACTCAAGACATGGATTTTCAGTGGAGGACTCCTTACAAGTGCAACTCCAGTTCTGCTGGTTTGAGCCCCTCCTATTCCTCCCAAGAGTGAGGGCTGTAACAGCACAGGGTTGGTCTCCTTTAGTGTTATATAACTGTCGTGTATACGCCCACATGAGCTGGACAACATGTATGGACACTGTCATGTCAGTGAAGCTGAGGAGCTGACTGTCTTCAGTGTGTACACAGGTTTCTACATCCATGAACTAGTGTCTAATGCTTGTCGGTGCTCATTTTTGTATCTGTGTGCACTGAGACATTTACCTGGCCTGAGGTCTGTAGCTGTTGAGTATCTGATAGGCTCTGATCAGGTCTAGTTTCCCGTGGCCCTGCTCAAACATGTTGACCCCCGGCAGCCTGCGAGCCGACGCAATCAGAGCCTGCTTCATGGAGGCTGGGTTCACCAACTCCCGGTTCAGGACAGTGCTGGAGGACAGAGAAGGACAAGCTGGGTTAATGTGTATATGTAAGTCTGCTGGTGTCAGATTCCTGATCTTTTAATTCAGAACAGTGCCGGGTGGAAAAAGGAAGgatgggctgtgtgtgtgtgtgtgtgtgtgtgtgtgtgtctgtctttctcctggGAAAGGGGAGAGGTGCCTGTTGTCAACAGCGGTGGTATGATGTTTAACTCAGCAACATGAGCTCACAAATCAGCTCAGTTACAGCTTTGCAACAAGAAGGCCTTCACTATGTAAAGACAGGATATTGACAGACTGAGAATAATACATTAATCACTGACACACCTCCTTCCTCTGGGACACACTCCAGTCCCTGCTCATGTAGGATTACAGCACAGGAGGTAATTAAACACATCAAGCTTCAGTATTATACTGCATGTATCATCTGATGTCAAACTCCTCTACAGTTCAGCTGTTAACACCTTCATTTGGACACATTCACTTGGAGTGTTATCAAATCAGCCACCACAGGAGAGCCTCAGGGAGCTCTAAAACTACTCAGCAGACTCCAGTCACTCCGCATGGTACaaattgcatgttttcattCCTAGATTCTTTGCCACAATATAATTATACTATTGCTATCCActttaaatatttgacatttaaatctTTAGAACCTCCTATGATTGTAGGGGTTGAAACATGAGTACGCTGCTACCCATAGTAAATAcaggatttaaaaaacacaaacatgtaggGAGAATGTATGGATATGACCCATGCATAAGAACTGTGCTGCTTCCATCAGCTGCTGACTCATCGCCACACTTCAAATACTAAAAAAGCAAAGCAGTTAATAAAGCTGCCATATGATGACCACACTCCCTCCTCGTCAGCTGTAAATCTGATTACTTTTaatgtcttttctgtctgtatgcACATACACGTTTGGTATGGATCCCACACAAAGATTTATAAATGAGATCCCTGGATTTTCTTATTGTTAGTCAAATGTGATTACCAATTCATCCTGAGGTGGACATGACCATGTGTATCAAATGTTgaggcaatccatccaataagTGAGAGATTTGACTAACAAACAGTCTAAGACTCTTGCTTTTTTTGCAAGGATAAAAAGATCAAACTCCGGACATTTTATGAAAGGTCCAATTGATGATACTGACCTGGCCAGGAGAGTGACAGCACCGGCCACCACAGGAGAGGCCACACTGGTGCCAGACAGAGAGCGACATCCCTCCTTCATCCCTGATCCACGAACGCCAGAACCGTATGTGACGATATCAGGCTTCACTCTG
Above is a window of Lates calcarifer isolate ASB-BC8 linkage group LG10, TLL_Latcal_v3, whole genome shotgun sequence DNA encoding:
- the mbtps1 gene encoding membrane-bound transcription factor site-1 protease; this encodes MVCAMTQVKMLLVPVWGSILLGLLSGFLPVVGMEPAGGATSGSEHVPNSDPLPSSSGSNCSQLTLKLEFSSKVVEHEYIVAFTGYFSAKARSLYISSALRNAGDQALEWHIVPRENPASDFPSDFELVHIRQASPSSLLTLEDHPYIKRVTPQRKVFRSLKYIPSPEPAAPCNATRGTQKWQSWQSSRPFRRTSLSLGSGFWHATGRHSSRRLLRAIPRQVAQILQADVLWQMGHTGSGVKVAVFDTGLSEKHPHFKNVKERTNWTNEKTLDDGLGHGTFVAGVIASMRECQGFAPDSELHIFRVFTNNQVSYTSWFLDAFNYAILKKIDVLNLSIGGPDFMDHPFVDKVWELTANKVIMVSAIGNDGPLYGTLNNPADQMDVIGVGGIDFEDNIARFSSRGMTTWELPGGYGRVKPDIVTYGSGVRGSGMKEGCRSLSGTSVASPVVAGAVTLLASTVLNRELVNPASMKQALIASARRLPGVNMFEQGHGKLDLIRAYQILNSYRPQASLSPSYIDLTECPYMWPYCSQPIYYGGMPTIVNVTILNGMGVTGRIVDKPIWQPYLPQNGDHIDVAVSYSPVLWPWAGYLAVSISVAKKAASWEGIAQGHVMVTVASPAENDSEVGGELTSTVKLPIKVKIVPTPPRSKRVLWDQYHNLRYPPGYFPRDNLRMKNDPLDWNGDHIHTNFRDMYQHLRSMGYFVEVLGAPITCFDASQYGTLLMVDSEEEYFPEEITKLRRDIDNGLSLIIFSDWYNTSVMRKVKFYDENTRQWWMPDTGGANVPALNDLISVWGMAFSDGLYEGDFTLADHDMYYASGCSIARFPEDGIVIAKNLKDQGLEVLKQETAVVEGVPILGLYQTPSDGGGRIALYGDSNCIDDSHRQKDCFWLLDALLQYTSYSMTPPSLSHSHSRVAPPTGTERPLPQRLEGNHLYRYSKVLEAHLGDPKPRPLPACPHLSWAKPQPVNETAPSNLWKHQKLLSVDLDKVALPNVRAYRPQVRPLSPGESGAWDIPGGIMPGHYNQEVGQTIPVFAFLGAMVVLSFFVVQLTKAKSKPKRRKPRIKRPTYLQQQQTTGKNPTV